A stretch of DNA from Aspergillus flavus chromosome 3, complete sequence:
GTATGCTGATAGACACGCCCCCATGGGTCGGAAATAGCCGACGGTTCATTACGTTTAAAAGCACTGCCACCGCCTGGTACACGTTGTTAATGAAACGCCAAATTCCACGGAATCTTACAATATAGATGTGACGATGATAAACTTACTATGAAAATAGGGATTGTAAGTTGATATAATCAACCCATTTACAGAATTTCTGGCGACACGAACCCGGTTTGTACAGCAGGAAAAGCCGAGTGATAAAAGGCCTGCTGGAGAGTTGAGTTCGCGGTACTAGGTCATAGCGTAGAGGATTAGCACATAGAGGCTGGTATCGTTGGTTCAATCATCCCTACACAGTCGCCCGGTCCCGCAAGGCAGACTGTGGCGACAAAGCTACCTTTTCCCTCATCGGACGAACCAGAGTCGCTACCTGGACAATCGTTTCCAAATCCTCTGTCCCACGGTATGATGTGATATAGATGGCATCAATGGACTTTTATCCCTCCAATCATGGTTTATACTTTAGCCTCGCGCTCGAATAGCTGTTGCTCCTCTGTTTTTTATACTCGAGACAATAATAGCATACCTATTATATCAACAGTAAGCAAAAACTActactctatataatctttatcGTGCATGTTGAATATGATGGAGCCAAGGCAGCTTATAGGTCAAGTCGAAGTATTTGATTTCTATAAGATCTTGAGAGtgttatagaaataattgACTTTTATCTACTGCTATTCTCTATGCGTTTAGTATGCCCCAGTCTTTTAGCGTATATGAATTGGGCCTTGACTTGAGCCTCGTGGTTGGCCTAATATAGCCTCACTACTTCTAGCTAAGGATGTCTCTTGTTACTTCCCAGCATTAGGACGTATATTTATCTGGTGGGGCTAAAAATAGGGTTTATTGTCCGACAGGTGAGCCGGGTATTTCGCTGAGCCAATGATCTTGCCAGAATGCTTTCTGGGTATCTAGAACCCCGCAATGATCTGGAAGCAAATAGTTTACGGAATACGTGTGAATGCCTGGGATTTTTAAGTATTAGTTGTAATTTTGCTTGGTAGATTTTGAGTTTATATACGAAACTCAAATCCACAACCTGGCTAGATTTATTAATCCTATACTATATTTCCACCTGCAGTTATCAAGAGAATCAGATACGGGAAAACAATGTAGTCGTACACACTTTAATAACTAAGGAGTGAGCTACAGAtgtccaagaaaagaaaaatataaataaaagtgAAGCGGCGCAAATCACTACCTGATTGGTGTCGCTTTCATTTCAGATTTAGACCGCCTAGCTGCTCCCTATTCTTGAACCTTAAACAAAGGTCTGTGCCGTTGTGCTATTCACAATTTTTATTAACGTAATAAGTTGACTGTAGAgcgtttcttctttcttttctttcttttcttgtatatatcatGGTGTATATCTTCGGCGGTCTCTGTCCTCTCTACGAGGTAACGTTTCTGTTTAGCTGGAATGAGTCAAAGCTGTGTATCATGTAAGCTCGTCAGCAGAAGGAGCCTTGCTTCCCTAGCGCCAACTCGCTCGTAACGTCCTAGCCCATTGTTCGGCAGGTCTTTGCGTCGGCGCCTATCAGGGTGAAGCCTTGGACTGATAAATAACTGATGGGCGTTCGTGGGATTTCCTTGATATTAGGAAGAAGTGACACCGAATGACAggatttttattttggtcCTTAATAGGTTTGACATTTAGAGCCAGAGCGCGGGCCAGGTCTCAATCGAAAGGGTCATGAATGGCGAGCATACCAACAATGTGCCTGATATACAAAAGACAATGATGTCATGAGCATTGATGCTAGGCTGGAGtctaataaataatctataagTTAGTTAACTCGTTAGTTGACTATCTCTTGAACCGCTCATTAAGCATGGTTGTTTGATCTAACGTCGAGTGCCTGCTACTCCGCACTATATTCCATGTAAACTAGCACTGTTCATAGCATTCTTCGTTTTTGTTCGTTCCCTTTCTGACTGCCCACTAGAAGGTTGGGGGCAATGGTTAGAGATTTTATCTATTCTTGGCAATTCTTTCACCTTTCAGTTAACATAGGGTTTATCAGTGTTGGTAAATGCAAGAACGATGTAGCAAGTATGAACTTTAAACTGACTTTGAACTAGCGAACATAGATCTAGTTAACATTATATCTGTTTCTAACATGCAGTAGACAGCTAGAACTATACAATACCCGAGGACCAAAACGATCAAATAGCATAGAAGCGGAAATAATGAGGATGATATGATAAACAAATTCCACAGTCTCAGAAGATCGCAAAGCTAGACAAAGTGTAGAAAAGCCAAAGATATAGTCAAAAGCATCAATCAAGGTAATACTAGCTCAGGCACCCTAATTCGCCTTTTCTACTCACTCTCAGCCTGGTCGCTGTAGTCCTCTAGTTAGCTAACCATTCAGTACTGCTGATATGAGATATGCTCACCTATATTGATTGTTACTTTATTACGATCTTTGAGTAACTTCGGAGGAGCGTTTTTGCCATCGCAATAGCAGGTTAAGGTCCAGCCTTGGAACTTACAGTCGGTGCAACCGCCATCGATGAGCCCGTGGCCCCAGTCAACATCAGAACCTTCTAATGTCTTACTCTCCCGATTCCATTCTAAGCAAGTGCTCGGATACAGCTCCGACCTTTGCTGTTTTCCGTTTTGGTCTTTGCACAAAGCAGTAATCCTCAGTTGCCATGGTTCCTTACCGATATACTCGTACTTGGGCCCTTGGCTGCCGCAGAATTGTATGACTCCACGGTAAGACGGGATATTCTCACCCCATTCGAGTTGCGTCTCCGCATTCTTATAATTATTGGACTTTGTATTTGCCTTGGCGTTTGTGTTGATATTCTAATTGGAACCGTTCTGCGTGCCTGCATCCTTGTAGTTTGCATTCCATATTTGCGTTTGTGTtggcattggtgttggtgttggcgttGGCATTTGTATTTGCATTTGTAACTGGTGTGGACAAGACCCCTCCACCTGCCACGATGGATAGATATAGGGAAAGGATAATAATCAGAGCTCTGTACATCGTTATCAAAGGTAGATAGTGCGCCAGGAATGTATGGAAAAGAATTTTGTAACAGATTGTCCGGTtatgactttttttttttctttctctcagtTATCCATGGTCCATGGATTAGATACTTATGTTATAACTACTTTTCTCTCAAGCCAAGTCTTAGGAGTGATCGACTAAGTCAGGGCGCGATGTTACCAATTTGGAAGCAATGACATTCCATCATAATAGGGTTTGGGGCAATTGAGATAAAGAAGGTCTTTAAATTAGGGAAAGTTATTTGGCCTTTGTCTTTGTGACGCCCTGACCAAAGCGAGAGAGTATATAGTTCCATGTATAGACACCAACCGCCTGATTGACTGGCTATGGAAGCTCCCTCATTTGCCCTGGAACACGCCACAAAAAGGTTCTCCAACGAAGAGCCTGGATCTAAGGTGTTAATGCCAATATCCCCGACGACCCGTCACTCGGGCTATCCGCGAGGACGATGACAAAGAAGGCTCGGTTCACGATGCCTGCTGTATCCGAAGATCTTCTCAACTATCCATTGCTCGGTCAATAAAATGTCCGTGTCGGGTATTTTAGGCCATCTATAGCCAAGATACGGAGTCTCGCACTTCAGGTTGGCCATACCACAATTTTACCATCTAAAAGCTAGagttcttcttcgtcaattTGATGGCTACTAATAATGACCTCTGCAACCGCATCTATTGTGTCCATTAACACAACCCCTACCTCTCGATTTGAGGAAATTTATAGTTACCGCCAATGTTGTCTGGATTCAACTTTATCTGTCTGTCCTCATAACCAACATAGCAGAGCCACTTcctttataatatatactcgAGCCAGGTAAAAGCCTCTAAGCAACTATCTTCTATCACCGACAAGGATACCTTCGCTTATAGACTACACTGGTGACAACCCTAAACACTGGATTTCATTTTGCCTTCTATAGCTCTTAAGATGAAGCATATCTCATGAATTGGCCggctggcccaatggcaaggcgcttgactacgaatcaagagattgcaggttcgacCCCTGCGTCGGTCAGAATTTTTTGGTTCTCTCCATCAGAGATCCAtatctttttgttctctAACGCCTTGGGTTGGTCATCCACAGTGAAAACTCGACACTAGCGCTGTGGATCTCCAGGCCAAGCTTTTTGCCGACGTTTCCGGACGGCCCTATGATTGGCCAATGATAGTCAAATATGTCTACCACCTTCAATACTTACTACGTACGTAGGAGTATCACGAGGTATTTCCATGAGACACGAGACGGGGTATAGAGGGTATCTGCTCTAGTATGCGGGTCCATATCTATCTTCTGTAGCTCACTACAACTTACCGTTGCGTATCTACATATCGGCCTCAAGTGAtcagtatatatacaacCCTCAACTCACCTCGCAAAACAATGCCAAACCCCCCAAATAATAAAACACCCCAATAAACACAACCCCGAGGCAAGAAACAAAACCCCAAAACACGTCAACACGTCACCGCAAAATAACCCGGGGAATCCCGCATACCAAAATGAAGATCAACAACCGACGTGAGACATAAACAAGGAATGAAGGGATGAGACAACCCTCGCCCAGGTAATTAAATGAACGAGACCACACCAAAACCCCCAGAACCCGGTCTCTCCAGTCCTGAAACTCTTGTTTCCCATCTCGACTGCAATATCTGAATACCAAAACGTGTGTCATTCCCCTAATATTCGCCGTCTGTCGAAGAAGTTACTAATAAGTGTGTTATGTTCTTTAAGCAGACTCGTTCAAGATGAAGCTCTCTGTTGCggtcctttctctcttcctcgctGCTTCGATGGCTATGCCGGCTCCTGTATGTGgttttttttcccttctccctTTGAGTTGTCTGGTTGGAGCTTGGGTCTCAGACTTGGGGGTGTGGTTGAATGTTGAGGTGCTGACGGAATATAAACGCAGTCGAACCAGATCCGCCAAAACGTCCAGGCTGACAATGCTCTTGGTTTATTGGCTAACCCGGCGGGCTTGATGAAGACACTGAAGAACAGTGTCCATTTTGCTGATAACAAGCCGGCCACGCCGGAAGGTCCCACGACGGCGGGTAAATAAGAAGATGGGTTCTcatatttaattaaatctcgTTCTTTTGTACACGGGTGCAAAATGTATACTACTCTTCACAGGTAGTCAAAGACTGTCATTCTTCATGCTTCGTAATTCATGGTTATGGCTAATATcactataataaaaacattGCATCGTATCGTAACAGGTCGAGTCTTCGTCGAATAAAGTTCCATAACAACATGCCATCAGTAACGAGAAAGGCCGTGATTTGGTCCTCTGGAAATCAAACATTAAACGATTGTGTGGGGTATCCCTGGGTGAGAAAATTAAAGTAGCAACACCGATCCTAATCCTCCATGAAGTCGTCCACCTCCACTCTGGTTCCCAATGCCTGCTGCCCTTCTTTAATCATAGCCTGCAGCTGTCGGTTTAAACGGGCCAGGCTCGCATCTTCCTCGCGCTCCATGCGACGCTTCTGGGCCATGTAACGTTGCGTCTCCACCGAGACGGGGGTCTCACGCGGCTTGGCCGGCGCGGAGAAGTGCGCCTTGGTCGTTATCGACGCTGGTTGCGACACAAAGGTCCGCTTGACCGGCTGTCGTCGACGCAAATGGCCATACGAGGGCGTCCGACGATGAACTCGTCTTCGGGCCGATGGACTCGCCTCATAGCCAAACTCATCGCGACCCACTACAACCCAGTTGTGATGCAGGTCGTCATCATGGTGATCGCCCGAAAGGGGAGTCGACTCACTCCAACCATGAGCACCGGCAGAAGCGGAGGACAGATCGTGTTTTTCTGTCGTCGGCTGCCATGAGTGATCGTCAGGGCCTAGCGATACCGACGGATCAGCAGCCGTCATCGCATACCCGCGACCACCACCGGCATAGAATCCGCGGAAGGCTCCCGACCAGCAAAAGTCCCAGACCTTGCCTACCACGTCCAAAACCGCGCGGCTCCAGCGCACGGGGGCAGTTTGCGGATCGCAGCTGTTGTTCTGAGTGATTTTCTCGTCCTCCGGTCCTGACGGGGATGGTGCTACCACCGATGACGGATCTCGACGGCTGCGTTTGCGACGAGCCCCCGACGCATCGCTGAGTGACTCAACGCTGGAATCCAGGGGGAGCCTCAGCGGTGGGTCTCGATAGCGACTGGGTCGGTAGTCATGCTCGGCGGAGACGTCGTCTACGCCAGCGAGACGATCATCGGGGACAGCGAAGGAGGTGGGACTGGACGGAGAATCAAGCCATGAACGATGCCCGGACTCCACTCCCCGCGCTCTCTTGCGGCTggggatggagatggagcgAAAAAGGGCCGATGAGGCGGAGGGATTCGGCGGCAGGAAGAGCTGCGAGGGAGCACCAGCAAGATCAAGTTGGGGAGGGATGGGCGAGTCGAGAACGAAGGAACTGGTGGGCATCTCTTTCCCCTTATGATAAACGTattgtacttttttttctttttgttattttcagTTGAGGTTTGAATGTAGAAATAGAGTGGTTGAAGAGAGTATACAAGAGAAAGCAAGGTAAGCGTAGGTTGAgtgaaaaaaagagcaaagaatTTAGTCCATGAATAAATGATGAAAATACGGGGGGCGGGATTAATTAGTTCGATTTCCCCATCCATTAACTTGTCTCACCGCAGCAACAACCACTCACTACTAAATTCACTAATTACCTTCCTTTTTCAAGCCTTTTCAATTCAACTAGTCGAACATGGCTTGGTTCATGCACCATGGCCAATGATTTCTATCCATTCAGCAGGACATGTGAGCTCTTGCAGTGACCCAGGCCTTATTGGTCCACCGCTACTTCTAAGAAGGCCTCTAGAACTACGAGTCCATCTTAGTTTCATGTTGAGAGACGATGTTATTCACTGGTGGCTGATTAGATCTCAGTGGTAGTAGAGCTGACAAAGACCTATACTATATCAAGGGTATCTAGAGGCCAGTACTCTGTCGGATACAGCACACCGCGCTCCCTCCGGATAGATACTCTTTAACGGCCTTACAGCTTTTGGCTCGTCCACTGCACTCCTGCAGCCTCCAAGCCTTCTTCGCCGTCCACCAAGACGCACCAACCTTCACTTCCCGCTCCCCCATCACCTGCAATCACGGCCGAGAAGTGATTGTGAGCGAAGTCCAGGACCGCGTCATCAAATGTTCCGGGCTGCAACCACACGGCCGGAATTCCCACCGAATGAGCCTCCTGGAGCAATTTCAGAGTGACCTTTGGCGGGGTCACAACCGACAAGGATGTCTGCGAAGGCGTAGGCAAGGCGCTGGGCGATGCGACCGTATCGTAGGCACGAGAGGGCAGTTCGATCTGCGGTGCGCGAGGATTGAGAGGAGTGACAGGTAGGGAATGCTGATGATACCATGCGAGGACTAGTCCATCGGTATATCGTTACTTAGCGACCGATTATTTAAAGCTTGGGGGTTCATATTCCTACTCTTGTAACCAAACTTGTTACTGTCGGTGCTTGCGCCCGCGACGGCAAAGCgcggggaagagaagaaacgcTTTACGGCCTCCATGGCTGTGACTGTAGAAAAGCGATGGGAATGGTAAGACAATAACTGAATAGAcctagaaaagaaaccacaGATGAGTAtaaaggagagaagagtgAAGACGAGAGTAAAAGGTGGGGAAATTGTTCCGGGGAATCTAGATTCATTTTATCGTTAATCCTCGGCTGTCCGACTTATCGTTATCACTGACAACTCCGCAAGTCTTGTGAAACTACATCCAATCTTTCATCTTCCTTATTTCGTCCGATTCGCCCAACTCGCTCGTTTTGCCTTCGTCTTTTACTCTTTTCACTAAATATCACTCTTTCAATTCTTCGTATGCCCCCCTTCGTCCCCCGCAAGCGACTCTCCTCCGCGGATCCGCCCAGTGCCAAACGCCACAATGCGACAGCTGCTCCCAGTGTCGACATCGCCGCCCTCGATGACGAATCAGACTCCCCATTAAGCGACGTTCCCAGTGAAGCTGCTCTTCAGGACCAGGATCTCGAAGATGAGGCCAGTGACGAATCAGAATCGGACGATGACGAAGTGGATTGGGAAGATGCAATGGACTCGAAGGCTACCACCGCCACAGCGACCACTCCTTCGATGACACCCGCCCACGTCCAGGATCTGGAGCTGACTCTCGACAAAAACGAGGTGCATCTGTCCGATATAATCGATGGGAAGAAAGCTCCATCCAAAATCGAACGCCAAATCCGGGTTCTTACCCACTGTCTGCATGTTCAGTTCTTGCTCCACCACAACGCTATCCGAAATGCCTGGGCGAACGATTCCCAAGTCCACGATATTCTACGTCGCAAGCTACCTGAAGCCCTTTATAAAGAGGTTAAAAAGTGGAAAGTGTCTTCTGGTCTGGAGCTCCCTGAAAAGCCCCCGGAAGAAActaccaagaagaagaaatggaagCAGCGTCGCAAATCGGAGAGAGACTGGGGCGAGGGCTCATCGCGGATGGAGCCTGGTCAGCCGGATATGAGCCGTGGAGATCCTATTATCACGCTACTCAAGGTCTTGGCCGCCTATTGGAAGAAACAATTCAAGATCACCGCCCCAGGGCTACGAAAGCGTGGCTATCGGCCTATGTCCCACCTTGAGGCTGATATATCCGCATTTAACAAGGAAGAACACGACCCTGAGAGATTTGGAGAGAAGGTCTGCGGCATCGAGGAGTTTCGACAGGCTGCAGAGCGTATGGAAGGGTCTCGTGACCTGGGTGCTCAGCTGTTTACTGCACTACTTCGCGCGCTTTCGATTGAAGCTCGACTCGTCGCCAGTCTTCAGCCTTTAGGGTTCGGTTGGACCAAGGCGGAGACATACACGCCGAAAGTCAAGGTTGAGGCAGAAGCCCAAACTGAGATTGGGGATACCGAGGATGCCGATTCCGATGACAGCGATGTAGTCCAGAAACCCGTGGGCAGTAGAACCAATCCCAAGGGGTATGATAAGGATCTTCCAGTTCCAATCTACTGGACAGAAGTTGCGTCTCCGGTTACCCACCAGATCATTCCCGTCGACCCGCTGGTGCTACCGAATGCTGTAGCGACAACGCCAGAGCTCCAGGCCGCATTCGAACCTCGAGGGGCTAAAGCTGAAAAAGCCAAGCAAGTGATTTGTTATGTGATAGCATACTCATCCGACAAGACCGCAAAGGATGTCACCACGCGGTATCTCCGACGGCGCACATGGCCTGGCAAGACGAAGGGCTATCGAATGCCAGTAGAAAAGATCCCCGTGCCTGGTCGGAGAGGAAAGTTTCACGAGTACAACTGGTTCCGTGTTATCCTGCGGATCTACGAGCGTTCAACAAAAAGCCGGACAGCGGTTGACGACCTTGAGGATGCGAACGACCTGGTACCGAATCAACCCGAGAAAAAGTCAGCTAAGGAAGGCGACACACTTCAAAGCCTCAAGGCCTCAACCGAGTTCGTCCTAGAACGCTTTCTCCGCCGCGAAGAAGCCCTAAAACCAGGATCCCAGCACGTCCGCACTTTCGTGAGCGGAAAAGGCATCAAagccaaggaagagaagatctaCCGACGAGCAGATGTCCTAAAATGCCTCTCCGCCGAGAGCTGGCACAAAGAAGGCCGACAAATCAAGAAGGGCGAAGCGCCATTAAAGCGAGTACCCATCCGCGCCGTAACGCTCCTCCGCAAACGCGAAGTCGACGAACTCGAGCGCGAAACCGGCGAAAAGCCAAAGCAAGGCCTCTACGCCAAATACCAAACAGAATACATCATCCCGCCACCCATCCGCAACGGCGTCATCCCCAAAAACGACTACGGTAATATCGACTGCTTCGTCCCCAGCATGGTGCCACG
This window harbors:
- a CDS encoding Rad4 family protein; this translates as MPPFVPRKRLSSADPPSAKRHNATAAPSVDIAALDDESDSPLSDVPSEAALQDQDLEDEASDESESDDDEVDWEDAMDSKATTATATTPSMTPAHVQDLELTLDKNEVHLSDIIDGKKAPSKIERQIRVLTHCLHVQFLLHHNAIRNAWANDSQVHDILRRKLPEALYKEVKKWKVSSGLELPEKPPEETTKKKKWKQRRKSERDWGEGSSRMEPGQPDMSRGDPIITLLKVLAAYWKKQFKITAPGLRKRGYRPMSHLEADISAFNKEEHDPERFGEKVCGIEEFRQAAERMEGSRDLGAQLFTALLRALSIEARLVASLQPLGFGWTKAETYTPKVKVEAEAQTEIGDTEDADSDDSDVVQKPVGSRTNPKGYDKDLPVPIYWTEVASPVTHQIIPVDPLVLPNAVATTPELQAAFEPRGAKAEKAKQVICYVIAYSSDKTAKDVTTRYLRRRTWPGKTKGYRMPVEKIPVPGRRGKFHEYNWFRVILRIYERSTKSRTAVDDLEDANDLVPNQPEKKSAKEGDTLQSLKASTEFVLERFLRREEALKPGSQHVRTFVSGKGIKAKEEKIYRRADVLKCLSAESWHKEGRQIKKGEAPLKRVPIRAVTLLRKREVDELERETGEKPKQGLYAKYQTEYIIPPPIRNGVIPKNDYGNIDCFVPSMVPRGATHIPWPGTVRICKKLGIDYAEAVTGFEFGSKMAVPVIEGVVIASENEDLVKDAWRADAAEKREKVRRKAEARILQTWRKFLFGLRIAERVREEYGESSRDHERDAYNPFTSRKSGQQAPAPEPHVREPSEEGDPVDYGGGFLLPGEDDGDDGDLIVERHQPSQPERENEVAAAAESDDAAVMDMEISDTSSVQELSSSPEIADSEDELPDSEPEYVPPATRRRTRNATRKG
- a CDS encoding CoA binding domain-containing protein → MEAVKRFFSSPRFAVAGASTDSNKFGYKILAWYHQHSLPVTPLNPRAPQIELPSRAYDTVASPSALPTPSQTSLSVVTPPKVTLKLLQEAHSVGIPAVWLQPGTFDDAVLDFAHNHFSAVIAGDGGAGSEGWCVLVDGEEGLEAAGVQWTSQKL